One Alicyclobacillus acidoterrestris DNA window includes the following coding sequences:
- the tpiA gene encoding triose-phosphate isomerase — protein MARTPLLMGNWKMYKTVAEARAFAEELGQHSQALGTAVDYAICAPFTSLHVLRVMLPAQVKMGAQNVYPEKEGAFTGEISPLMLAEFGTQYVLAGHSERRTLFGESDQMVNHKVRAIVDAGMIPVLCVGENLSQKESGQTQAIVSGQVTQGIAGLSSDAVARAVIAYEPVWAIGSGKTATAEDAETVAREIRSVIAEHVDAAAANAVRILYGGSVKPDNIAGFIQQPNIDGALVGGASLKASSFVEMASAIGGALA, from the coding sequence GTGGCGAGAACACCCTTGCTGATGGGGAACTGGAAGATGTATAAAACAGTTGCAGAAGCGCGGGCCTTTGCTGAGGAACTGGGTCAGCACTCGCAAGCGCTTGGCACGGCTGTGGACTATGCAATCTGTGCGCCATTTACCAGCCTGCACGTGCTGCGCGTGATGCTGCCAGCACAGGTGAAAATGGGCGCCCAGAACGTGTACCCGGAAAAGGAGGGGGCATTTACGGGCGAAATTTCACCGCTGATGCTTGCCGAATTCGGGACGCAATACGTCCTGGCTGGACATTCTGAGCGCCGCACGCTGTTTGGCGAATCCGACCAGATGGTCAATCATAAGGTGCGTGCGATTGTCGACGCAGGTATGATTCCCGTCCTGTGCGTCGGTGAAAACTTGTCGCAAAAGGAAAGCGGGCAAACACAAGCCATCGTCTCGGGGCAGGTGACCCAGGGTATCGCGGGTCTCTCGAGCGACGCAGTCGCCCGAGCAGTCATTGCATACGAACCAGTTTGGGCCATCGGATCCGGCAAGACGGCGACGGCAGAGGACGCCGAAACGGTGGCGCGGGAAATTCGCAGCGTGATTGCAGAGCACGTAGACGCCGCCGCCGCGAATGCCGTTCGCATCTTGTACGGCGGCAGTGTCAAGCCGGACAACATCGCAGGGTTCATTCAACAACCGAATATCGACGGCGCCTTGGTCGGC